In the Aquipuribacter hungaricus genome, one interval contains:
- a CDS encoding carbohydrate ABC transporter permease, with the protein MSATSITVPTSRQGGLGPDGPDLPGRPSRRRRPRDESDEGGRINWWLTVLLMVLALTIVVPLYFTVVTALKTPDQLGGSGFGLPTEVRLQNFADAWTLTNFPRTALNSALITVGAVVLTLLTNSMVAYAIARNMHRRLFKVLFYYFVSALFVPFPILMLPVAKQTAALGLDNQLGLVLLYVVYGLSFNVFIFVAYIHSIPRELEEAAVVDGASTWTVFWRIIFPLLAPMNATVGILTCLWAWNDFLLPLVIVSDPAGATLPLVQYVFQSQFSANYTVAFASYLMAMAPLLLVYVFAQRWVISGVTRGAIK; encoded by the coding sequence ATGAGCGCAACCAGCATCACCGTCCCGACGTCGCGACAGGGGGGCCTCGGACCCGACGGCCCCGACCTGCCAGGGCGACCGAGCCGCCGCCGGCGCCCCCGCGACGAGTCAGACGAGGGGGGGAGGATCAACTGGTGGCTGACCGTCCTGCTCATGGTCCTGGCGCTCACCATCGTCGTCCCGCTGTACTTCACCGTCGTCACGGCGCTCAAGACACCCGACCAGCTCGGTGGCAGCGGGTTCGGGCTGCCGACCGAGGTCCGGCTGCAGAACTTCGCCGACGCCTGGACCCTGACGAACTTCCCGCGCACGGCCCTGAACAGCGCCCTCATCACCGTCGGCGCGGTCGTCCTCACGCTGCTGACCAACTCCATGGTCGCGTACGCCATCGCCCGCAACATGCACCGGCGGCTGTTCAAGGTGCTCTTCTACTACTTCGTCTCCGCGCTCTTCGTCCCGTTCCCCATCCTCATGCTCCCCGTCGCCAAGCAGACAGCGGCGCTGGGGCTGGACAACCAGCTCGGGCTGGTCCTGCTCTACGTCGTGTACGGGCTGTCGTTCAACGTCTTCATCTTCGTCGCCTACATCCACTCCATCCCGCGCGAGCTGGAGGAGGCGGCCGTCGTCGACGGGGCCAGCACCTGGACGGTGTTCTGGCGGATCATCTTCCCGCTGCTGGCCCCGATGAACGCCACCGTCGGGATCCTCACGTGCCTGTGGGCGTGGAACGACTTCCTGCTCCCGCTGGTCATCGTCTCCGACCCTGCCGGGGCCACGCTGCCGCTGGTGCAGTACGTCTTCCAGAGCCAGTTCAGCGCGAACTACACGGTCGCCTTCGCCTCCTACCTCATGGCGATGGCTCCGCTGCTGCTCGTGTACGTCTTCGCGCAGCGGTGGGTCATCTCCGGCGTGACCCGGGGTGCCATCAAGTGA
- a CDS encoding carbohydrate ABC transporter permease has translation MATTTSTAARRAAPSRRSTARRPGGERLQPAFLWMVLPAFVLFFVFHTVPVLQGIFYSFTDSPGYGEWNWVGLSNYVALLSDARIGSAYLFTLQFAFVTTILVNALALGLAVGLNGKIKFKNTLRGVYFIPNILAILVVGYVFNYLFSSSIPAIARALGAEGRLSTSILADPQLAWIGIVILAVWQATAFNIIIYLAGLQTVPGELYEAASLDGAGRWRQFRSITFPLIAGFFTINMVLSLKSFLQVFDHIVAMTNGGPGTATESVGLVIYRGGFQGGEYGYQIANAVIFMIVIIVFAIVQLRVLQRNEVSPS, from the coding sequence ATGGCCACCACCACCAGCACCGCAGCCCGGCGGGCCGCCCCGTCCCGCCGCTCCACGGCGCGCCGTCCCGGCGGGGAGCGGCTGCAGCCAGCCTTCCTGTGGATGGTGCTGCCGGCGTTCGTCCTGTTCTTCGTCTTCCACACCGTCCCCGTCCTGCAGGGCATCTTCTACAGCTTCACCGACTCACCCGGGTACGGGGAGTGGAACTGGGTGGGTCTGTCGAACTATGTCGCCCTGCTCAGCGACGCGCGCATCGGCTCCGCCTACCTCTTCACGCTCCAGTTCGCCTTCGTCACCACGATCCTGGTGAACGCGCTGGCGCTGGGGCTGGCGGTCGGCCTCAACGGCAAGATCAAGTTCAAGAACACCCTGCGGGGCGTCTACTTCATCCCCAACATCCTCGCCATCCTGGTCGTCGGGTACGTCTTCAACTACCTGTTCTCCAGCTCGATCCCCGCCATCGCGCGGGCGCTGGGCGCAGAGGGACGGCTGTCGACGTCCATCCTCGCCGACCCCCAGCTGGCGTGGATCGGCATCGTCATCCTGGCCGTCTGGCAGGCGACGGCGTTCAACATCATCATCTACCTGGCCGGGCTGCAGACGGTCCCGGGCGAGCTGTACGAGGCTGCGTCGCTGGACGGCGCGGGCCGGTGGCGGCAGTTCCGCAGCATCACGTTCCCGCTCATCGCCGGGTTCTTCACCATCAACATGGTGCTGTCGCTGAAGAGCTTCCTGCAGGTCTTCGACCACATCGTCGCCATGACCAACGGCGGTCCCGGCACGGCCACGGAATCGGTCGGCCTGGTCATCTACCGCGGCGGGTTCCAGGGCGGGGAGTACGGCTACCAGATCGCTAACGCCGTCATCTTCATGATCGTCATCATCGTGTTCGCCATCGTCCAGCTCCGGGTCCTGCAGCGTAACGAGGTGTCCCCGTCATGA